Below is a genomic region from Mycoplasma phocoeninasale.
GAAAAACTTTATAATATCAAGGGAACACCGCCGGATATGGCGAATTTACCACTCGGAGATCCATTTGCTCCAAGAAATGAATATGCTTTAGAAATTGATTTTCTAAAAGAACCACCACTAATCGAAATCACTAAAACTCACTCAGCAGCGACATGACTTCTAAGTCCTGAAGCACCAAAAATCACCTTATCAAAGGAATTAACCAAACGTTTAGAATTATTTAAGAAGGCATTTAACAATGGATAGAATAAAAGAGAATAAAAAAGTTATATTATCAATTGATAATCTAAAAAAATATTTTATTAGTCAAGGCTCGATAAATAAAGCTGTTGATGGCGTTTCTTTTGATTTACATGAAGGTGAAATAATTGGTTTAATTGGTGAATCAGGTTCAGGAAAAACAACAGTAGGTCGAACTATTTTAAGACTTTATGATGATTATAATGGTTTTGTTCGTCTAAATGACAAAATCATTTCAGGTAAAAAAATTAGTTATCAACTTAATAAGTTTTTACGTAAAAATGTGCAGATGATCTTTCAAGATCCACATGCATCATTAAATGGTCAACAAAACATTTATACAATTTTAAAAGAACCACTAGTTGTTAATGGAATTTTAAAAACTAAAATTAAGGATATTTTTAAAGATTGACTGCAAGTTAAAAAAGCCTTTAAATATTCATTTCAAATTCAAGCAATGCAACTTGAACTTCAAAACCTAATTGAAATCAATAGTTTGGCAAAACCATTATTTAACAAATGAGTTAAAGAGTTTCAAGAAATGAAATTTGATACTGACTTAAGCAAAGAAGACAATTTCACCCTGTTTTTCGGTTACTTAGAAGAACGTCAAAACGTTGAGAGTCTTATTATTAACCAGATGTATTCAAATAGCTCGCAATTAATTGATTACTACTACGAAATGCAAAGAAGATATCGTAATGATGAACTAGAAAAAGTAGAACTTGACTATACTCGTGCTAAAGAACTTATTCGTAAGGAAATAATGTTAAGCAAGGTATCAGTTAAAGAAATTAAGGCTAGAGAAGAGCTTAAAAAATTAAATAATGAAATAAAAGAATTAAAGCAATCGCTAAAAGAATTGAGAAATGAAAATACAAATACTTTCATAAACTTTATTAATGAAAATAAAAATGAAGCTAGTTTAATTAACATCGCTAGATTGATGTCAACTGATTTAGAATTTTATTCATATAATCTAAAAAATGAACTACTCTTCTTGAAAAAAGCAAAAATTTTAAAACATATCAAATCATTATGCCCATACCTACGTTTTGAAGAAATTCGTGAAATTTCTACAAAATTAAATGAATACAGCAAAGATTTCTACTCAAGTCACCTACAAGATTTGAAATTCTCAAAAAACTTAAAACAAACCATTCATAATTTACTAGATAATAACTTTAAGTTTGGCTTTGATAAATACAAAAAGATGTCGATATCAGAGAAATCAAATTGAGATAAATTATTTAACAAAAAGCATGATAAAATCAAAGAAGTTAAGAAAAGCATGTTAGTTAAAGAATTACCAAAAAACAGTAAAGACGACTTAGAAAAATTCTTTGAAAAGACAAAAACAATTGAAGAAAAATATGAATCTGCGCGTTTGAAAATGCTAGTTTCCTATAAAGATCGAATCAAAGATTTATACGAAAAAATTAATAAACAAACCGAAATTTATAAGGATCTTGTTGAAAAACAAACTTTTTGTAATAAAAAATATGAATTTTTCAAAGAAGAGTTTTTTAAATATGTCAACTTAATGGCGAAAGAAAAAATTGATGCTGAAAAAGCAAAAATTACTTCACTTTCAGCTACAAAAGAAGATATCAAAAAGAATGCGCAAGCTATCAAGCGTGCTAACAATGCAATTAGAAAACATGAAAAAGAACTATCATTATCACTAAAAATGTATGAATCTGATATTTCTTTAAAAGAGGACACTTTAAAATCATTTGATATTGAAAAAACATATTTAAAACGTGACATTAAAAGTATTTATGTTTTATTAGGAATTGATCTAAAATGAGTTGAAGAAAATCTTCAAGCAAATAATAAAAATTCTAAATGAACAGAAAGATATAATTTCTTTAATAGTGTTTTCTCATTCCCGATTGCCAAAATCCTTGTTTCGGAATTATTGAGTAAAATTATTATTTATAAATCACTAGAAGACGTTGGCTTATTAAAACAATTTGCCTATCGTTACCCACATGAATTTAGTGGTGGACAGCTACAAAGAATTGTTATTGCTAGAGCTCTAATCACTGAGCCAAAAGTAATTGTCGCTGATGAACCTATTGCATCACTTGATATTTCTATTCAAGCGCAAGTTGTTAATCTACTAAAAGAGTTATGTTTAAAGAAAAATATTGGATTAATATTTATCGCCCACGACTTAAGTATGATTGAATATATTGCCGATAAAGTTGAAATTATGCACCTTGGTAAAATTGTTGAAAAAGGTAAGACTGAATCAATTTATGCTAACCCAGTCCACCCATATACTATTAATCTATTTAAAGCAATTCCAAAAATTTCTAATGCTAATGAAAAATTTGAAAATGTTTCTTTTGCTTTAGATTATTTGGATGCACAACAATTTCCGAATATTCCTGAAATATTTAAAGTTGAAGATGATCACTATATTTACGGAACAAAAGACCAAGCTAGTGAATGGATTAAAGATTCACAAAAGCATAATCGTTAAATCGACAAAAATATCAACTAAAGAATGCACATATTCGTGCATTTTTGTATTAATTTATATTCTTATTTATAAAAATTGATATTTCATATAAAATATAAATAATTAACAATGAAAACACAATTGACATCTCGAAATAAATTCAAATCATACTGAAAAAATGGCTGAACAGCAGCAACTATAAGTTATTTTTCTATATCAATTATTTTTTATTTATCACTAGTACTAATCGTTCGGTTTGCCTATAAGGGCGAGAACCAAAAAGATTGGCAAACGGCCATTACCGTTTCTTTTGGAATTTGCTTAGCAATTAATACTTTAATTATTCTAGTTAGAAAAGGTTTAGGACGTGGCCTATTTCGTCCATTAATTGATCTTAACCGTAGTAGAATAATCAACAGTCGTGCTAAGAGTAAATACACTAATTCAATGACACAAGCAGAGCGAGATAAAATACTAAATCGCGAACGTCGTGAATATGACATGGAACTTAATAATAAAGCTAAAAATCGTCAATTCAATGAGACAAATAATTTATGCTTTTATTTACTAATTGCAATTTCAATATTTGCGTTTTTAATCTTAATTCCATTCTTCATTTTAAGAATTAGATGGTAAAATTGTTTGCAAACGAGGTGATAAGATGAAATACTTAATAGCAAATTTAAAAATGAACCTGACATACTCAGAAAGCGAAAACTACATCAAAAAAATTGAAAATGCATATCAGCAATCAGAGGTTAATGGCAATGTTCAGTTAGGAATGGCGTTTTCATATGACGCAATTTCTTTGTCGAATAAATGTAAAAAAAGATCTTTTTGGTTAGGATCACAAAATATTGGTCATAAAATTCAAGGGGCACTAACTGGTGAAGTTTCAATTAGGAGTGCTGAAGAGCTTGGGCTTGATTTTGTTATAATCGGTCACAGCGAGCGTCGTCTTTGATTTAATGAAAATAATGAACTAATTAATCAAAAGCTAGCACTAGTGGAAAAAACTAATTTAAAAGCAATTTTATGTATTGGCGAAAATCACGAAGAATTTAGCAGCGGTAGAACTGAAGAAGTAATAAAAAATCAATTAGCAGCAGCTTTAAAAAACGTTAACATTTTTGATAAACTATTAATTTCATATGAACCCGTATACTGTATTGGTAACGGTGTTATTCCGGAAAAAGAGCATATTCAAAAAATTGTTAATTTAATTCATAGTTTAACGAATAAGAATATTCCTATATTATATGGTGGATCAGTATGTCAAGCAAATATCCTAGAAATTAAAGAAATTGAAAATCTTTCTGGTTTTCTAGTTGGAACAGCTGCCATTAAAGCGGAAGATTTCATTGAACTTTCAAAAGCATTGTAAATACAAAAAACAAGATCAACAAATTGTGATCTTGTTTTTCTTACAGTGTCCTGATATGGTACGCGAGGAGGGACTTGAACCCTCACGCCGTAAAGCATTAGTGCCTAAAACTAACGTGTCTGCCAATTTCACCACTCGCGCATTTATGGTGCCGTTTATAGGACTTGAACCTACGACCTACTGATTACAAGTCAGTTGCTCTGCCAACTGAGCTAAAACGGCTTAATTTTGTTGCCTTATTATTATATAAAAAAATTATTTTTTTTACAAAAAATTTAATAAAAAAGTTAGTTTAAAAACTAACAGATTTTTTTAATATAATTTTCCTATTTTATGAAACTTATCTTGAATTGATTTTTTAATTTTGGCAAAAGTAAGACAGATGGCTCCAATTCCGGCATGGATTGCAATATCAGTTGAAGTTTTTACGGTCATTATCTTAAATTTATTTTCAGTGATCTCCTGTGCCTTTGGTACTAAGTAGTCTAGGTCATTGCTGTTTGAGTGAATAAATATTAAATGAATTTCAGAATCATTTTTATCAACTTTGTCATAGATATCTTTAATTTGTTTTTCAATTGATTTTAAAAATACTCTTCCAATACTATCCTTTTCTAAAATTCCATTTTCCAGTTTAATAATTGGAACAATTTTTAGCAATTTAGCAATTGCTGCCGCCGTTTTAGAAAGTCTTCCTCCCTTAACTAAGGCATCATTATATTTTGGAATAACTAGTAAACGTTCATGTGGTTGACTAAATATTTCAATCGCTTTTTCAAAACTATCACCATTTTTAAGACTTTCTTCAAACAATAATAAGTCCCTAACAATTAAATATGAAATTTTTTTTGATTGAACAACAAAAACCTTATCATTGTTCTGAAATAGTTGTGTTAAGTTAGCAACTTGTGATGAAAGCTCAGTTGATATGCCATAGATAATTATTTTGTCATAATCATCTAGGTATTTATTAACAATGCTCTCTGAAATTCCTGGAGGAGTAGCATAGGTTAATGCTTCAACTTTTTTATTAGCATTTCAAATTTCCTCAAATTTGTCAACATTCATGTCAACACCATTTTGATAAATTTTTTTGTCAATTTCACTTTGAATTGGCAGTAATTCTCATCCGAAATCATTTGCCGCTTCTTTAGAAAGTCCGGCTGATGAATCTAGTATTATCTTAATTTTCATTTTATTTCTTCTCTCCTTTAATATCTTGTTTAATATTAAATAAATATATTATAATATGTTATGTATTTTATTTATTCAAATAATGAATCCAATTAATAAACCGAAGGAAAACAATGGAAAAAGATATATTAATTGACCTAAAAAACCGCAAGATTTTTAATAATATTTCAAGTGAGGAAAAATTCTATAAATTGCCTAAAAATTCTGCTGTGTACAGTGGCTTTGATCCAACCGCTAAAAGTTTACATTTAGGTAACTACATTCAAATAGTTTCGCTACTTAGATTTAAAAAATATAATTTCAACCCCATTGCAATAATTGGTGGTATTACCGGAATGATTGGTGACCCTAGTTTTAGAAATAGCGAGCGTGAATTTCTTGATAGTAAGGTTTTAGAAGAAAATAAGGCTGCGGTTAAGAAACAACTTGAATCATTTGGTTTAAAAGTTATTGATAATTATGATTTTTATCGCAATTGAACATTAGTTGATTTTTTAACTAAAATTGGTAAATTGATCAATGTTAATTACTTATTAGAAAAAGAAAGTATTGCTACAAGACTGGCATCTGGCTTGAGCTTCACTGAATTTAGTTACCAATTAATTCAGGGGTGAGATTTTAAAACTCTATTTGAACAAAATAATGTCAAGATTCAGTTAGGTGGTTCAGACCAATGGGGAAATATTACTACTGGTCTTGAAATAATTAGAAAGATTCACGGCGAAAATGCCAATGCCCTTGCGATTACCACTAATCTTTTAGTTGATGAAAATGGCATTAAATTTGGAAAAAGTACTGGCGGTGGTTCACTTTGATTAGATAAGAATATGACTTCACCATATGCAATCTATCAATTTCTGCTAAATCAGGGAGACA
It encodes:
- a CDS encoding DegV family protein produces the protein MKIKIILDSSAGLSKEAANDFGWELLPIQSEIDKKIYQNGVDMNVDKFEEIWNANKKVEALTYATPPGISESIVNKYLDDYDKIIIYGISTELSSQVANLTQLFQNNDKVFVVQSKKISYLIVRDLLLFEESLKNGDSFEKAIEIFSQPHERLLVIPKYNDALVKGGRLSKTAAAIAKLLKIVPIIKLENGILEKDSIGRVFLKSIEKQIKDIYDKVDKNDSEIHLIFIHSNSNDLDYLVPKAQEITENKFKIMTVKTSTDIAIHAGIGAICLTFAKIKKSIQDKFHKIGKLY
- a CDS encoding triose-phosphate isomerase; its protein translation is MKYLIANLKMNLTYSESENYIKKIENAYQQSEVNGNVQLGMAFSYDAISLSNKCKKRSFWLGSQNIGHKIQGALTGEVSIRSAEELGLDFVIIGHSERRLWFNENNELINQKLALVEKTNLKAILCIGENHEEFSSGRTEEVIKNQLAAALKNVNIFDKLLISYEPVYCIGNGVIPEKEHIQKIVNLIHSLTNKNIPILYGGSVCQANILEIKEIENLSGFLVGTAAIKAEDFIELSKAL
- a CDS encoding ATP-binding cassette domain-containing protein, yielding MDRIKENKKVILSIDNLKKYFISQGSINKAVDGVSFDLHEGEIIGLIGESGSGKTTVGRTILRLYDDYNGFVRLNDKIISGKKISYQLNKFLRKNVQMIFQDPHASLNGQQNIYTILKEPLVVNGILKTKIKDIFKDWLQVKKAFKYSFQIQAMQLELQNLIEINSLAKPLFNKWVKEFQEMKFDTDLSKEDNFTLFFGYLEERQNVESLIINQMYSNSSQLIDYYYEMQRRYRNDELEKVELDYTRAKELIRKEIMLSKVSVKEIKAREELKKLNNEIKELKQSLKELRNENTNTFINFINENKNEASLINIARLMSTDLEFYSYNLKNELLFLKKAKILKHIKSLCPYLRFEEIREISTKLNEYSKDFYSSHLQDLKFSKNLKQTIHNLLDNNFKFGFDKYKKMSISEKSNWDKLFNKKHDKIKEVKKSMLVKELPKNSKDDLEKFFEKTKTIEEKYESARLKMLVSYKDRIKDLYEKINKQTEIYKDLVEKQTFCNKKYEFFKEEFFKYVNLMAKEKIDAEKAKITSLSATKEDIKKNAQAIKRANNAIRKHEKELSLSLKMYESDISLKEDTLKSFDIEKTYLKRDIKSIYVLLGIDLKWVEENLQANNKNSKWTERYNFFNSVFSFPIAKILVSELLSKIIIYKSLEDVGLLKQFAYRYPHEFSGGQLQRIVIARALITEPKVIVADEPIASLDISIQAQVVNLLKELCLKKNIGLIFIAHDLSMIEYIADKVEIMHLGKIVEKGKTESIYANPVHPYTINLFKAIPKISNANEKFENVSFALDYLDAQQFPNIPEIFKVEDDHYIYGTKDQASEWIKDSQKHNR
- the tyrS gene encoding tyrosine--tRNA ligase, which codes for MEKDILIDLKNRKIFNNISSEEKFYKLPKNSAVYSGFDPTAKSLHLGNYIQIVSLLRFKKYNFNPIAIIGGITGMIGDPSFRNSEREFLDSKVLEENKAAVKKQLESFGLKVIDNYDFYRNWTLVDFLTKIGKLINVNYLLEKESIATRLASGLSFTEFSYQLIQGWDFKTLFEQNNVKIQLGGSDQWGNITTGLEIIRKIHGENANALAITTNLLVDENGIKFGKSTGGGSLWLDKNMTSPYAIYQFLLNQGDNKIEEYLKWLTFLEISEIDNIMTQHNFDRKQRIAQKSLAYEVVKDIHSEEIAKHCIQISEALFSKNADLGMTDIEMLLGFLKVYEVPSNQEKFIDFIKFSGISSSNREIREFIAKKSFEIDGKVIEDENEIIIFKKYNKKYALLKKGKKEFIILKNNLDK